Below is a genomic region from Nitrospiria bacterium.
AAGTCAAGCGAAACAAAAAGGTTCTGGCACTCAACTAGCATACCATACGGGTTCATGTTGTCAATTGCAGGGCCGTCCGGAAGTAATCCACCGTCAACTTAAGTCCGTCATGGAGTTCGACCTTGGGCTCCCAATCGGCCGCCTTCTTGAGCTTTGTGTAGTCCAGCACGCTCCGGATTTGCTCTCCCCGCTTCTCCGGGCCGTAGACTTCTTTAACCTTTGTACCGGTGATTTCGACCAGAGCGCGGAAAAGTTGGTTGACCGAGACCTCCTTCCCGGTTCCGACGTTGAATATCCCCTGAATGCTGTTCTCGATCACGGCCATGTGCGCCTCGACCACGTCTTCCACAAAGACATAGTCCCGCGTCTGCTTGCCGTTGCCGTTGATGATCGGCTGGTCATTCACCAAGGTTTTCTGACTGAAGATCGCCACGACACCGGCCTCTCCGAAGGGATCTTGACGCGGACCGTAGACATTGGCATAACGCAAGGCCACGTAGTTCAAACCGGTAGCCCGCTGGTAGTAATACAGGTAATGTTCACCGGCCAATTTGCTGATTCCATACGGTGAAACGGGATGCACCGGGTGGGTTTCGGGAGCCGGAAACACCTGCTGTTCGCCGTACACCGCGCCGCCGGAAGAGGCGAAAATCACCTTCTTGGCCCCGCAGCGAACCGCATTCTCCAAGACATTGAGAAACCCCAAAACGTTGACCTGCGCGTCATAGATCGGATCCGCCACGGATCGGCGGACATCCATCTGGGCCGCGTGGTGACTGATCAAATCCGGTTTTTCCTTCTTGAAAATCTTTTCGATCTTCGAGCTCAGAATGTCCATTTTATAAAAACGCGCGGTCCGGTTGACGTTTTTCTTTTTCCCCGTGGAAAGATTATCCACCACCACCACGTCATGGCCTTCCTGGATCAGCCGGTCCACAATATGAGAGCCGATAAATCCCGCCCCTCCGGTCACCAACACCTTCATGGATTCTCCTTAGTGAGATTTTTTTTTTCTTGATACCACTCCACAAATTTTTTGAGACCCTCATCGATCGACGTCCGGGGCTCGTATCCGAGAAGCCGTTTGGCCTTGCCGACGTCCGCAAAGGTCAGCGGGACATCGCCGGCCTGGGGCGGCAGGACTTCGATTTGAGCCTTCTTGTTCAAGGCCTTCTCGATCTTGGCCACCAAGTCCCGCAGTTCAGTGGTTTGGGATCCTCCGATGTTCAGGATCGCGTACGGTTGCGGATGTCCCAGAGCCTCGACGACTCCCTCGACGACATCCGAAATATACGTGTAGTCGCGGCGCGATGATCCGTCTCCGAAAACAGGAACGGGACGGCCCTCATCGATCAACCGCGTGAATTTGGCGATGGCCATCTCGGGCCGCTGGCGAGGACCATAAACGGTGAAAAAGCGCAGGCAGGTCATCGGGACACCGTACAGATGATGATAGGTGTAACACAGCAATTCTCCGGCGCGCTTGGTGGCGGCGTAGGGCGAGATGGGAAAGTCGGCCGGGTCCTCTTCCGAAAAGGGAACGCGGTTGGCGACGCCGTACACCGAGGAGGAAGATGCAAACACAAAGTTTTTAACCCGGGCCGACCGCGCCGCTTCAAGAAGCCGGGTGGTTCCGTTCAGATTCACGTCATGGTACAAAACCGGATCTTGAATCGACGGACGGACGCCCGCACGGGCCGCCGCGTGAAAGACAACCTCGATCGGTTCTTCCCGGAACAATCGGGCCAGCGTCGGTTCGTCCCGGATGTCCCCCTCGACCAGTCGAACGTTTGGCCGGTTCAAGGCCGTTCTGATGTTGGCCCGCTTGACGGCGGGATCGTAGAACGAATCAAAATTGTCCAGGCAAACGACCCGGTCTCCCTCCGCCAGGAGACGCTCAACCACGTGGGACCCGATAAACCCCGCGCCTCCGGTGACGAGGACGGTCTTCATGGTTTCTCGAGAAGAATGAGATATTCGACGTTGCCTTTTTGTCCCGTGATCGGCGATGGCATCACACCCTTTACAATCAATCCCGTCGACCGGGCGAAGCGGACGATTCCGTTCAAGGCGCTCTCGCGCTTCGCCGGATCCCGGACGACGCCTCCCTTGCCCACTTCCCCTTTGCCCACCTCGAACTGGGGTTTGACCAACGCAACGATCATGCCGTTCGGCCGCACGAGCTCGGCCGCTTTCGGCAGAACCTTGGTCAGAGAAATGAACGAAACATCGATCGTGGCCAAATCGACCGGTTCCGGAATCCGTCCCGGCTCAAGGAAGCGAATATTGGTTCGATCGATCACGTGGACCCGGCCGTCCCGGCGCAAAGACCAGGCCAACTGGCCGTACCCCACATCGACGGCGTAGACACGCGCCGCGCCGCGTTGAAGCAGACAGTCCGTGAATCCGCCGGTCGAGGCACCGATATCGACCGCCACTTGATCCCGGATCGTGATGCCGAACCGGTCGATGGCGGCCTCCAGCTTCAAGCCCCCTCGACCGACGTACCGGAGGGCCGTGCCGGCCGGGTCCTCGTGAATCCGAACAACGGCGCCATCCTTCACCGGCAGTCCGGCCTTCGTCGCTTTGGCTCCGTCGACTTCAACCGCGCCGGCCAGGATCAGCGCCTGTGCCTTCTCCCGGCTGTCGGCCAAACCGCGATCGACCAGGGCACGGTCCAGGCGTTTTTTGACCTGTTTTTTAACGGACGGTGAAATCACCATTAGACCACCCGCCGCGGGACTTCGACTTTTGGAAGGCCCGCGGGTCCCTGTTTGTTGGGAAATACAGCGGCGGAAAGGCCCGCCTGGACAAAGGACCGGACGTCCCTCAGTAGGGATTCGGTCGTGAAACCGAAGCGCTCGCGCAGGGATCGAACGGCGCCGTGTTCGATAAATCGGTCCGGCAGACCGATTCGTTTCAGCTCCGCACCGGCAAGGCCCTCCTCTTCCAGGACTTCCAAGACGGCCGAGCCGAATCCGCCCTGCAAGACATGTTCTTCCACCGTGACCAGACGCCGCGTTCTCCGAGCAAGCTGCACGATGAGGTTGCGGTCGATCGGCTTGACGAAGCGGGCATTGACCACGGCCGCGGATATTCCCTCTTTTTCAAGCTCGGCGGCCGCTGCAAGCGATGGGTAGACCCCATGGCCCAGAGCCAGAATCGCTATGTCGCTCCCGTTTTTTAAAAGCTCGGCCCGGCCGACCGGAAGCCGCATAAGTCGCGCATCCATTTCAACGCCGATCCCTTCTCCGCGCGGATACCGGATCGCCGCCGGTCCGTCGTGCTTTGACGCGGTGTAGACCATGTGCTGCAGCTCGTTTTCATCCTTCGGAGACATGACAACCAGGTTTGGAAGGATTCTCAGAAATCCGATATCGAAGATGCCATGGTGCGTGTGGCCGTCTTCTCCGACCAAGCCCGCGCGGTCCAGACAAAGTACGACCGGGAGGTTCTGAATGCAGACATCATGGATGATCTGATCGTACGCCCGCTGCATGAACGTGGAATAGATCGCGACCACCGGACGGAGTCCGGCGGCCGCCAGCCCGGCCGCAAAGGTCACGGCGTGGGGCTCGGCAATCCCGACGTCGTAGCAACGGTCGGGAAACTCCTTGGCAAATTGGGCAAGCCCGGTGCCCTCCGGCATCGCGGCCGTGATCGCCATGATCTGCCGATCGCGTTTGGCCAGCCGGGTCAGGGTCGAGGCAAATACCTGCGTGTACGTCGGAAACCGGGGCGTCTTGCGGGCCTGCCCCGTCTCGACCTGAAAAGGCGAGGCGGCATGCAGCGCGACCGGGTTGCGTTCGGCCGGCTCGTAGCCCTTGCCTTTCTTGGTAATGACATGGACCAGGATCGGTCCCTTCAGTCGCTTGATGTTCTCCAAGGTCGGGAAGAGATGCTCGAAGCGGTTTCCGTCAATCGGACCGATATACTGAAAACCGAGTTCCTCAAACAGAAGACCCGGCCCGATAAATCCTTTCGCCGACTCTTCCACTTTGTGTACGGCCTTGATCATCGGCTGGCCGATCCGGGGGATTGTTTTTAAAATGTGTTTGGCCTCTTCCTTGACCTTGGTATAGAACTGTCCGGTGATGATCCGTGAAAGGTAGGCCGAGATCGCTCCCACATTCTTTGAGATCGACATTTCGTTATCGTTTAGGATGACGACGAAATCCTTTTTGGACGCCCCGGCCTGATTGAGTCCTTCATAGACCATGCCGGCCGTCATCGCCCCGTCCCCGATCACGGCGATGACCTTGTGGCGCTCCCCGAGATGGTCCCGCGCCTCCACCATGCCCAACGCGGCCGAGATCGAGGTCCCGGCATGACCGGCATTAAAAGTGTCATACGGGCTTTCCTCGCGCCGGGTGAACCCGCTGAGCCCTCCGAATTGACGGATCGTTTGAAACTGCTCCCGTCGCCCGGTGATCAGTTTGTGCGCATAAACCTGGTTGCCGGTATCCCAGACGATCTTGTCCCGCGGCGCGTCGAAGACCGCGTGCAGCGCCAGGGTCAACTCGACAATGCCCAGGTTGGTCGCCAGATGCCCCCCGTTCATGGAGGTGACCCGGATGATCTCTTCCCGGATCTCCTCCGCCAGCCGCGGCAGTTCCGTCCTCGGAAGTTTTTTCAGATCCTCCGGGCCGTCGATCTTGTCCAATAAGCGCATTCGTTCTCCTTCTATGGATTGATCTTACGACTTTCTTTCGACGATGTAGCGCGCGATCGCCCGGAGGGGAGCCGCTTCCGGGCCGAAGGCGTACAAACTTTCCTGCGCGTCCCGGATCAGCCGGTCCGCGAGCCGCTTGGATTTTTCCAGACCCACAATCATCGGATAGGTCAATTTGCGGCGGGCGTCGTCCTTTCGAACCCGTTTTCCGGTTTCCTCCTGCGTTCCTTCCACATCCAGAATGTCGTCCGCCACTTGGAACGCCAGCCCCACCCTCTCCCCGAAGACCGTCAGGGAAGACAACGCCTCCGGCCCGGCCTTTCCCAGAATGGCCCCGATGCGGACGGAGGCACGGATCAGCGCGCCGGTCTTGTGGGAATGGACATAGCGAAGGGTCTCTTCGGACACGGTTTGCGATCCGTTTATTCCTTCGGACTCGATGTCCACGAATTGTCCCCCGACCATTCCCAGACTCCCGGCGGCCAGCCCCAGTTCCTGGACGACCGCCAGCAGTATATCCGGTGGAATCGTCCGATTCAAGTGCCGATCCGAGAGCAGGGTGAAGGCCGCCGTCAGAAGGGCGTCGCCCGTCAGAATGGCGGCGGCCTCGCCGAATTTCTTGTGGCTGGTGAGCCGGCCGCGACGGTAGTCGTCGTTGTCCATCGCGGGAAGATCATCGTGCACCAGCGAATACGTATGGACTAGCTCGATCGCGGACGCGACAAGGAGCGTGTCGTCCATCGTAGGGGAGGACCGATGGGCTGCCGTTACCGCCTCGAAGGCCGCGATCGCGAGAATCGGCCGAATCCGTTTCCCGCCGGCAAAAAGACTGTAGCGCATCGCCTCGTGGAGCCGCTCCGGAACGGTTGTCACCGTCGGCAGGCAAGCCTCGAGGGTCCGATCGATCCGGGCCCTTCGGTCGGCAAGATACGGTTTCAGTTCCTGGTCAGTCCTGGTCTTCAGTGTCACGGACGTCTTCGTGAAGGTCTTCCCGGGCTTCCGTTCCCATCGCAAAAGGCTTGGGGCGTTTTCGGCCGTCCTTGTCCTTCAAAAGGATCTCTACTTTTCGCTCGGCTTCCTCGAGCGTCTTTAAACAATTTTTGGAAAGCCGAACCCCCTCTTCGAAGATTTTCAACGACTCTTCCAAAGGGAGGTCGCCTTTTTCAAGCTGGCCCACAATGGTCTCGAGCCGAGCCAGGGCGTCCTCAAATTTGAATTGGGCCATCCGACGATCCCTCGGTTTCTTCAACGCGGCAGATCAGGGCGCCCCGATGCAAGCGGACATGGACGCGCGTGCCGGGGTTCACTCCCTGAGCCTCCTTCAAGAGGCGCATTTCCGGAAGCGTTCGCGTGACGCTGTAGCCGCGGCTCAAGATGGCGAGCGGGCCCAAGCCGTCCAGCGCCGTCAGCAGGGAATCCAGGCGATTGCGTTTTTGGCGGAGATAAAAACCCGTCTGAAGCTCGAACCGCTTCACGAGTTCCTGAGTCTGCGTTGCGAGTCGGTGAAGTCGTTCCACCGGACTGCGGTGGCCCAGACTCTCGCGGACATGCCGCAGCCGCTGGGCTTGATGGCGCATCGTATTGAACAGTCCCCGACGGATGCGCACCTCCAACTCGTCCAGGCGCAGGAGGTGGGCCTCGACGAGACGGCGGGGATCGCGGAACGATCGTTGCACGGCCCGCAGCCGGCTGCGGGTCATTTCCAGACCGTGCTGCATTCCCCGGTCCAGGCGGACCCGCTGAAATTCGACCTGGTCCCGCCGGGCTCGCCGGGCTCGGACGACCATTTCGGCCGCCGCGGTCGGCGTGGGGGCCCGGAGGTCCGCGACGAAATCCGATATGGTATAATCCACCTCGTGGCCGACGGCCGAAACGACCGGAACCCGGGACCGGGAAATCGCGCGGGCGACAACCTCTTCATTGAAAGCCCAGAGGTCTTCCAACGACCCGCCGCCCCGCCCGATGATCAGCAGATCGAAGCCGCCCAGGTCGTTCAATTCGTCGATGGCCGATGCGATGGCCGCCGCCGCGCCTTCCCCCTGAACGGGCACCGGATTGATCACGATCTCCAGATTCGCTCCGCGGCCGCTCATAACCTTCAGCATGTCCCGGATCGCCGCCCCCGTCGGCGATGTCACAATGCCGATGCGGCGGGGGAGAGCCGGCAGCGGCTTTTTCCGCAAAGGATCGAAGAGCCCTTCTTTTTGAAGGCGCTCTTTGAGCTGCTCAAACGCCGCCTGAAGGGCTCCGACGCCCCGTGGCTCGATGTAGTCGATGACGATTTGATACTCGCCGCGCGGTTCATACACCGACACGCGCCCGCGGCATAAGACCTGTTGTCCGTCTTTCGGAACAAATTTCACGGAACGGCCCGAAGAGCGGAAGAGCACCGCCCTCAGCTGCGCGCTTTCATCCTTGAGCGTGAAATAAAGGTGACCGGAACTCGGCATTTTCAGGTTGGAGGCTTCCCCCTCGACCCAGACGGCGATAAAACGACTCTCCAGTTGCTGCTTGATCAACCGCGTCAGCGCCGAAACCGAAAGAATCGGATCATGGGGAGCGTTCAACATCATGGTCCAAAGGACGGTGCGCTCTATTCCGAATCCTTCACTTGAAGACGGACAATGGACTGCGCCCGGCCGTTGGCGTCGATCGTCATGAGCGCCGCGGAGATCACGCAGGGACCCCCGCCCATTTCAAAGCGCTGCGGCATCTGGCGCAGAAACTTGTGGATCACCTGGTCTTTATTCATTCCGATGACCGAATGCATCGGCCCCGTCATCCCGGCATCGGTCAGATAGGCGGTGCCTTTGGGCAGGATCTCTTCATCCGCCGTTTGAACATGGGTGTGAGTCCCCACGACCGCGCTGACCTCGCCGTCCAGATACCACCCCATCGCCCTCTTCTCCGAGGTGGCCTCCGCATGCATGTCCACGATGATGATCGGCGTCTCGGCCCGCAGGCGGGCGATCTCGCGTTTACCGACTTGAAACGGGCAGTCCAGAGTCGGCATGAAGACCCGACCCATCAACTGGAGCACCGCGACCTTTTCCGTTCGGCTGAGGCTGATCACGGCCGAACCGACACCGGGTGTCGAGTCGGGATAATTGGCCGGACGGAGAAGACGCGGCTGTTGCGCGATATAGTCCACGATCTCCTTCTTGTCCCAGACGTGATTTCCGGTGGTGATGACATCGACTCCCAGAAGGTACAATTCTTCGGCAATCTTGGGGGTGATCCCGAATCCGCCCGCGGAATTCTCGCCGTTGGCGATGACGAAATCGATCTCGTAGGTTTCGATGAGATGGCTCAAGCGGCGGGCCAGAATGTTGCGTCCCGGCTCTCCGATGATGTCCCCGATCAATAAAATTTTCACGATACGTTTCCCTTAAAAAGGGCAGGGGCGATTTCTGAATCGCCCCTGCGATGCCCGTTCTGTTATCTCGCGTACTCGATATACCGATTCTCACGGATCACGGTCACTTTAATCTGGCCGGGATAGGTCAAATCCTGTTCCACTTTCTTGGCGATCTCTCTCGAGATCATGGCCGACTCGGCATCCGACACCTCGTCCTGTTTGACGATGATCCGAATCTCGCGTCCCGCCTGAATCGCGTAGGCCTTCTCGACGCCTTTAAACGACGTGGCCAGCTGTTCCAGCTTTTCCAACCGCTTCACGTAGGATTCAACGGATTCCCTCCGCGCACCCGGCCGCGCCGCCGAAAGGCTCTCGGCGCCCATTACGAGGACCGATTCGATGCACGTCGCCTCGACCTCTCCGTGGTGCGCGGCGACGGCGTTCACCACCTTGGGGGATTCCCCGTAGCGTTTGACCAGATCCGCCCCCAAGGCCGCGTGGGATCCTTCCTCTTCATGGCTGATCGCCTTCCCGATATCATGAAGAAGCGCCGCCCGTTTGATTAATTTCACGTCCATGCCGAGTTCCGAGGCCATGATGCCGGCGATGAAGGCCGCCTCCCGCGCATGCGCCAGGTTATTCTGTCCGTAACTGGTCCGGTATTTCAGACGACCGAGGGTCTTCACGACTTCGGGATGGATATCCTGAAGACCGAGATCGAAAATGATCTTTTCGGCCTCTTCCCGCATCAGTTTGTCCAGTTCCTTTTTGACCTTTTCCACCATTTCCTCGATGCGGGCCGGATGAATCCTTCCGTCCGCCATGAGGCGCTCCAGGGCGATTTTGGCAATTTCCCGACGGTACGGATCGAAGCCGGAAACGATGACGGCGTCCGGCGTATCGTCGATGATCAGGTCAATGCCCGTGGCGCTCTCCAAGGCCCGGATGTTCCGGCCCTCCCTCCCGATGATCCGCCCCTTCATGCCTTCGTTGGGCAGATTCACGACCGAGATGGTCGCCTCCGCAATGTAGTCCCGGGACAGCCGCTGCATGGCCGTCACCATGACTTCCTTCGACTCCCGTTCGGCCTTCTCGCGGGTTTCTTCGATGATCCGCTTCATCATCTTGGCCGCATCGTATCGGGCTTCTTCCTCCATCGCGTGCATGAGCTGTTTCTTGGCCTCCTCCGCCGTGATGCCCGATAAGCGCTCCAATTGTTGCCGTTGCTCGCGCAGGCCGTTCTCCAACGTCTTTTCTTTTTCGCGAATCACTTTTTCACGCGCCACCTGGTCCCGGTCGTTCCGGTTCAGGTCGCTTTCACGGCGGTCCAACTGGCCGGCCCGTTTATCCAGCTGCTCTTCCCGTTGGCCCAAACGACGCTCCAACGCGGTCAACTCGGACCGGCGCTCCCGTATTTCTTTTTCAAAATCGGTTCGCTCCTGTAAAATCCGGCTCTTGCTCTCGATCTGGGCTTCCCTCCGCTTGTTCTCCGCCTCTTGTTCCGCGTTGCGGAGGACGCGAGCGGCCGCTTCTTCGGCTTCCTGCAGCTTTCTGGAAATTCCCTCTCGACGAAGGTAAAACCCGATCGCCACGCCGGCCGAACCTGTTCCGATCGCTGCGATGACTGCTATGATCCAGGTAATAATAATCGTCACCCCCTCCTCGTCCTGTTGAAGAGACTCGTTCGATGCAGTTTGTTGTGCGAGGGATAAACCCGGACGGGCCGATGAGGACGTCTGAGGGGACACAAGGGACGGGATAAACGCCGGAGAAAAGGCTATGGTTCGCGGTATCGGTTGCCGATACGTGTTCCGACCGTCGCCAAGGATAGGGCTCGCGCTGGATCATGGCCGTTATGCTCCGGCCGCCCGGTCGAATCCGAAACCGTCTTCATTCCTCCTGCCTTTTCAAGCGTCAAAATTCTCCGGATTACCTCGATGGCATCGAGGTCGTAACCGGATAAAATCTCTGTCGATCAATTCGAGACTTTCCCTGCCTTCGCTGTCTCTCTTCAGAATCGTCAAAATCATTTCCCGAAACCCGTTTTCTCCCGTTTTAATAAGGCCCCCGCGGTTGCCGTGGCTGAGTGGAATGTCTTGAACCCGGTTGACCAGGTGGGCGCCGTGATGAGAACTTTAGGCTTCCCCTCGTTACCGTGGGGCTTGCACACCATTCCCAGGGCATGGCTCCCCAAGACAAAGCGTTGGGTCAAAATTTCTCACCCCTCACCAACAACGCAGGGGCGACTTGTTCAGCCCTTGCAAAACTTTCATACGTTGCGGTAGTCAATATAACAAACCCTAATGAAGAATTCAAGTAAAAAATCCTATGATCCCTCCTCCGGAACCGGGGTGCGAACCGATGGATCGGGCTTGACAAACTGTAAAAGTTCGTTAATCTTTAAAAGAGTTACGACCCTTGCCGTTAAAAACACATCCGGCCGTAAAGAAGGGTCGCGACGCCATGGGGTCGGTTCTTTCCCCTCATATGGGACAGGATTCGGTTTGAAGGGATGCCGGTGTGCCGAACGGACGTCCGATGGCGATAAAGACGCCGTCTCTATGGAAAATGGAGGAAGGAACCTTTTTTATCGGTTTTTGAGGGATGATGGAAAAAAGGGCTGTTGTGCGCATTCCTTTTGCCGGCCGAGGAAAGGCCGTGGCGCTCCGGTCGTCCGAGAGCGGGGTCATCTACACGGCCAACATCAGCCGTCAAGGACTCTGCTTCTATTCAAGCACCTCCTTATCGTTGGATTCGGAGGTGGTTCTTGAACTCGGCATGAGCCATCCACCGGAGCCGGTCGTGATCGAATATCTTCACGGCCGGGTGCTGTGGAAGCGGGAATGGGGAGCGATCACGGTATACGGACTTCATCTGTCATCTCCCCTAACCCGACTCAAGAATCCCCGCTTCATTGAAATGACCGCCGACCCGGAAATATTTAAACCGACCGGAGGACCGGAAAATTCCGGCACAGACCCTTCACAGGATCGCCTTACAAAGCGGGAGCACGAAATCACCCGTCTGCTTGCACAGGGCTCGAACAACCGGGAGATTGCCCAGCGTCTTTCGATCAGCGTAAAAACGGTTGAAACCCACAGGGCCAATATTTACGCCAAGCTGAAGGTTCACAACGCCGTGCAGCTGCTGCGGGTGTTGGACAAAAGCGGGACGTGGGTCATGAACCGGGATCAAGCGACCCCTCAATCCGCAGGACAGCGACGATAGATTGGACGGCATCATTTTTACGCACGTCCGCCCGCCTTCAACGCGTCTTTTCCTCTCATCGATTTCAACACGCGCTCATAGACCTCATACGCCATCGTGCCGAAAAGGACAAAGCGAACCAACTGGACTCCCGAAGGGCCCTCCAAGCACTGTCGCACGGCGGTCAGGGCGATCTGCGCCGCAGCCTCGATCGGATAACCGTAGACGCCCGTGCTGATCGACGGAAACGCGACGGACTTGATCTTGTGCTGTGCGGCGAGGCGCAGGCTGGAACGGTAGGCGGAGGCGAGAAGTTCCGCTTCCCCGTGGCGGCCGTCCCGGTAAACCGGTCCGACCGTGTGGATCACGTAACGGGCCTTAAGCCGGCCCCCGGTCGTGATGCGGGCCTCTCCGGTCGGGCAGCCGCCGATCCATTTGCACTCCTCCAGAATCTGCGGACCGCCCGCGCGATGGATGGCGGCGTCCACGCCGCCGCCGCCGAGCAGCATTGTGTTGGCCGCGTTGACGATCGCCTCGGTGTCCTGCAAGGTAATATCCCCCTCCACCAGTTCCAGAGTCGATTTATGTATCGTCTTCTTCATCCCGGCACCCTTTTTACGAAAGCCGGAGGACCAAACACTTGGCGCTTCCGCCCGCCCGGTGGAACTCGGACAGGTCCAGTGCGTGGACCTTCAAACCACGACGTCTCAACTCGCGGTTTGTCGACTCGCAACCGGCGTGCAGCACCACGTCGCTCCCCACAACGATCGCGTTGCAGGCGAACCGAAGCGCGTCTTCCTGGACAACCGGCACCGCTTCCGGTACGGATTCCGCGATGACCTTTCGGCCGTAGTCGTCAAAGGCCGGAGGAAAATACAGGGCGGCCCGGTCGCTTAAGGGACAGAAGCAGGTGTCCAGGTGATAAAATCGAGGGTCCACAAGTTCCAGCGACAACACCTCGCATCCCAGGATCTCTCCGATCTTGCGGTGAGACTGGATATCGGAGCGCATCCGGTAACCCGCGAACAGGGTTTTTCCCAACGGCAGCGCATCCCCCTCCCCTTCAAAACAGGCGTCTTCGGGAATCGGGAAAATCCGATAGGCCCGGTTCCGAAACCAGGTTTCGAACACCGGCGTCTCGCGTCGGCGTTGGGGAAAACGGAAATTGCTTCGAATGAATTTGTCGCCCGCCACCAGCCCCGCATTGGCCGTGAAGACCATATCCGGAAGTCCCCTCACCGGGCTCAGAAGCTCGACGGTCGCGCCCAGTTTCTCCGTCAGGAGGTCGTAAAGCGCCTGCCACTGCCGCATGGCCGCGGCCGTTTCCGCCGGACGGCGCCGGTTCATCCACGGATTGATCTCGTATTCAATCTGGTAGAAGTCCGGCGGACACATTAAAAACGACGGCATGGTCCGTACATTTACTCCGTGAGATTCCTGCACAGTTCCCGCAGGAAGGGTTCGACGTCCGTCACAAGCCCGAGCGCCTGGAAGCTTCCCCGGTCCGTGAGCTTCGTCACCACGGCCGGGTTGATGTCCACGCAAACCAGCTTTACCGAGGCCGGGAGGAGGTTTCCGGCCGCGATCGAGTGCAGCATCGTGGCGATCATCACGCAGACCGAGACCCCGGGCAGAAGCTTCCGCAACGCGTCCTGCGCCGCCACCATGTCGGTCATCACCTCCGGCAGAGGCCCGTCGTCCCGGATCGATCCGGCCAGGACGACCTCGATCCTCTTCCGCACGCTCGCGGCCATGATGCCGGACTTCAGGATGCCGCGCTCGACGGCCGCCCGGATGCTTCCGGCGCGACGAATTGTATTGATCGCGCGCAGATGGTGCTCATGGCCTTCCTTGGCCGGGATGCCCTTTTCCAAATAGACGCCCAGCGACGTTCCGTAGAGCGCCTGTTCGATGTCATGAACCGCCAGGGCGTTGCCGGCAAACAGGATATCGACCCAGCCGTTCTCGATCAGCCGCTCCAGATGCATGCCGGCGCCTGTATGTACGACGGCCGGACCGGCGACAACCATCACCTTGTTCCCGCTCTTCTTCGCCGCACGGATCTGGGCCGCGATTTCCTTGATCACCACGCCCTTGGGCTTCTCGGACGAGACGCTGCTGGCCATGAACTCGAACACGTTTCGGTCCGCCGAGCGCTCCAGCGGGATCACCTTGATCCCCGGATGGCCGACCACGATCCGGTCTCCCTTTTTGACGCGATGCATCGGAATGGTGGCCGCCTCGCGTCGGTCCGGATCGACCGAAATCCCGCAGTCCATCTCGGGCCGGGCCACCTCCAGCCATTGGCCGCGGGATCGGACGAAGGTCTGGAGGTTTGTGGTGCAGTAGAAATTTTCGGGAAAGGCGCCGTCCCGGTCGGCCGGAACGAGCACCGCCTCTTCCTCCAGCATCGGGACCGCGCCGAGCTGCCGGATCCGGCTCAAGATCGTGTCAAGACCCTCCTGGGATGGCGCGGAGATCTGAATGCGGGCCCGGCTGGGATCCTCGCGCCGATGGCCGATCGCGACCTCGAGGATCTCGAACGTCCCGCCGTAGTTCATCACTTCATCCAAGACCTTCGGCAGGGTCAGGGAGTCGATGATGTGACCTTCGAGCTCGACGGTTTCAGAAACCATGGAGGTTTTATCTCCGACACG
It encodes:
- the xseB gene encoding exodeoxyribonuclease VII small subunit encodes the protein MAQFKFEDALARLETIVGQLEKGDLPLEESLKIFEEGVRLSKNCLKTLEEAERKVEILLKDKDGRKRPKPFAMGTEAREDLHEDVRDTEDQD
- the xseA gene encoding exodeoxyribonuclease VII large subunit codes for the protein MLNAPHDPILSVSALTRLIKQQLESRFIAVWVEGEASNLKMPSSGHLYFTLKDESAQLRAVLFRSSGRSVKFVPKDGQQVLCRGRVSVYEPRGEYQIVIDYIEPRGVGALQAAFEQLKERLQKEGLFDPLRKKPLPALPRRIGIVTSPTGAAIRDMLKVMSGRGANLEIVINPVPVQGEGAAAAIASAIDELNDLGGFDLLIIGRGGGSLEDLWAFNEEVVARAISRSRVPVVSAVGHEVDYTISDFVADLRAPTPTAAAEMVVRARRARRDQVEFQRVRLDRGMQHGLEMTRSRLRAVQRSFRDPRRLVEAHLLRLDELEVRIRRGLFNTMRHQAQRLRHVRESLGHRSPVERLHRLATQTQELVKRFELQTGFYLRQKRNRLDSLLTALDGLGPLAILSRGYSVTRTLPEMRLLKEAQGVNPGTRVHVRLHRGALICRVEETEGSSDGPIQI
- a CDS encoding TIGR00282 family metallophosphoesterase, coding for MKILLIGDIIGEPGRNILARRLSHLIETYEIDFVIANGENSAGGFGITPKIAEELYLLGVDVITTGNHVWDKKEIVDYIAQQPRLLRPANYPDSTPGVGSAVISLSRTEKVAVLQLMGRVFMPTLDCPFQVGKREIARLRAETPIIIVDMHAEATSEKRAMGWYLDGEVSAVVGTHTHVQTADEEILPKGTAYLTDAGMTGPMHSVIGMNKDQVIHKFLRQMPQRFEMGGGPCVISAALMTIDANGRAQSIVRLQVKDSE
- the rny gene encoding ribonuclease Y, which gives rise to MTIIITWIIAVIAAIGTGSAGVAIGFYLRREGISRKLQEAEEAAARVLRNAEQEAENKRREAQIESKSRILQERTDFEKEIRERRSELTALERRLGQREEQLDKRAGQLDRRESDLNRNDRDQVAREKVIREKEKTLENGLREQRQQLERLSGITAEEAKKQLMHAMEEEARYDAAKMMKRIIEETREKAERESKEVMVTAMQRLSRDYIAEATISVVNLPNEGMKGRIIGREGRNIRALESATGIDLIIDDTPDAVIVSGFDPYRREIAKIALERLMADGRIHPARIEEMVEKVKKELDKLMREEAEKIIFDLGLQDIHPEVVKTLGRLKYRTSYGQNNLAHAREAAFIAGIMASELGMDVKLIKRAALLHDIGKAISHEEEGSHAALGADLVKRYGESPKVVNAVAAHHGEVEATCIESVLVMGAESLSAARPGARRESVESYVKRLEKLEQLATSFKGVEKAYAIQAGREIRIIVKQDEVSDAESAMISREIAKKVEQDLTYPGQIKVTVIRENRYIEYAR
- a CDS encoding LuxR C-terminal-related transcriptional regulator, with product MRIPFAGRGKAVALRSSESGVIYTANISRQGLCFYSSTSLSLDSEVVLELGMSHPPEPVVIEYLHGRVLWKREWGAITVYGLHLSSPLTRLKNPRFIEMTADPEIFKPTGGPENSGTDPSQDRLTKREHEITRLLAQGSNNREIAQRLSISVKTVETHRANIYAKLKVHNAVQLLRVLDKSGTWVMNRDQATPQSAGQRR
- a CDS encoding O-acetyl-ADP-ribose deacetylase, which codes for MKKTIHKSTLELVEGDITLQDTEAIVNAANTMLLGGGGVDAAIHRAGGPQILEECKWIGGCPTGEARITTGGRLKARYVIHTVGPVYRDGRHGEAELLASAYRSSLRLAAQHKIKSVAFPSISTGVYGYPIEAAAQIALTAVRQCLEGPSGVQLVRFVLFGTMAYEVYERVLKSMRGKDALKAGGRA